The following are encoded together in the Oceanobacillus zhaokaii genome:
- a CDS encoding response regulator, which produces MIRVLFVDDHEMVRIGVSAYLSAQPDIEIIAEADDGAPAVALALELKPDIILMDLVMKEMDGIEATRKIIEQWPDAKIIIVTSFLDDDKVYPALEAGATSYMLKTSKAEEIAKAIRATYGGQSILEPEVTGKIMTKMRAKPEVNLHDQLTEREMEILLLMTQGNSNQEIADQLYIALKTVKVHVSNVLGKLEVQDRTQAVIYAFKHNLVK; this is translated from the coding sequence ATGATTAGAGTTTTATTTGTAGATGATCATGAGATGGTTCGGATTGGTGTATCGGCCTATCTATCTGCACAGCCTGATATTGAAATTATAGCAGAGGCTGACGATGGAGCCCCAGCAGTAGCGCTAGCTTTGGAATTGAAACCAGACATTATCTTGATGGACTTAGTAATGAAAGAAATGGACGGGATTGAAGCAACGAGAAAGATTATTGAGCAATGGCCAGACGCGAAAATTATAATTGTCACTAGTTTTCTTGATGATGACAAGGTTTATCCAGCCCTTGAAGCTGGTGCAACGAGTTATATGTTGAAGACGTCAAAAGCAGAAGAGATTGCGAAGGCTATTCGTGCAACGTATGGCGGTCAGTCTATTTTGGAACCAGAAGTAACAGGGAAAATTATGACGAAAATGCGGGCAAAGCCAGAAGTGAATTTACACGATCAATTGACAGAACGAGAAATGGAAATCTTATTATTAATGACCCAAGGAAACTCCAATCAAGAAATTGCTGATCAACTCTATATTGCATTGAAAACGGTAAAAGTGCATGTAAGTAATGTATTAGGCAAGCTAGAAGTACAAGATCGAACACAGGCTGTAATATATGCATTTAAACATAATCTTGTAAAATAA
- a CDS encoding sensor histidine kinase has protein sequence MNTIIRHIITAVICSLLLAVMLIGLTFIAFSLEVPYGWSILWQQRIGDVSYILTTIGIVIAFGTIIGISTGWYWKERLYQIDRKLDDLVKGQKLAADDESYKELDSIQERMYQIQEKFRNQTEHAQRLATERAREREVSLQEIVVQERNRLARELHDSVSQQLFAASMMMSAINEMNPPKDEKFKQQLQMVEKMIHQSQLEMRALLLHLRPVALKGKSLKQGVEELLLELTQKVPMEIDAKVEEFRVDKGVEDQLFRILQESLSNTLRHAKATLLQVLLIERDETVILRVEDNGIGFNLEQVKTSSYGMQNMRERAYEVGGTFKVISVPNEGTRLEVKVPVLLKEEESDD, from the coding sequence ATGAATACGATTATCAGACATATTATTACAGCGGTTATTTGTAGCTTGCTTCTAGCAGTAATGTTAATTGGGTTAACATTTATCGCTTTTTCTTTAGAAGTCCCATATGGCTGGTCTATCCTTTGGCAACAGCGAATTGGTGACGTTTCTTATATTTTAACAACGATAGGAATTGTTATCGCATTCGGAACAATTATAGGAATTTCTACTGGATGGTATTGGAAAGAGCGTCTATACCAAATTGATCGTAAACTAGATGATCTTGTCAAAGGACAAAAGCTAGCAGCAGATGATGAATCCTATAAAGAGCTTGATAGTATTCAAGAGCGGATGTACCAGATTCAAGAAAAATTCAGAAATCAAACTGAACATGCACAGCGACTTGCGACTGAGCGTGCACGTGAAAGAGAAGTTAGTTTACAGGAAATAGTTGTACAGGAAAGGAATCGTCTGGCACGAGAATTACATGATTCAGTAAGTCAACAATTATTTGCTGCATCAATGATGATGTCAGCAATTAATGAAATGAATCCGCCAAAAGACGAGAAATTCAAACAACAATTACAAATGGTAGAAAAAATGATTCATCAATCCCAGCTGGAAATGCGAGCTCTACTCCTGCATTTACGTCCTGTTGCGTTAAAAGGCAAGTCACTCAAGCAAGGTGTAGAGGAGTTATTATTAGAACTTACACAAAAAGTGCCGATGGAAATTGATGCAAAGGTTGAGGAATTTCGTGTTGATAAAGGGGTTGAGGATCAGCTTTTCCGTATCTTACAGGAGTCCTTATCCAACACATTAAGACATGCAAAAGCAACGCTGTTACAAGTCCTATTAATTGAGCGGGATGAAACAGTAATATTGCGGGTTGAAGATAATGGGATTGGCTTTAATTTAGAACAGGTGAAAACAAGCTCATACGGCATGCAAAATATGCGAGAGCGTGCATATGAGGTTGGTGGAACATTTAAAGTTATTAGCGTTCCGAACGAAGGCACAAGATTAGAAGTGAAGGTTCCTGTATTGCTGAAGGAGGAAGAGAGCGATGATTAG
- the liaF gene encoding cell wall-active antibiotics response protein LiaF, with amino-acid sequence MFKRLTTDTFNWILIIGVVLFIFEIAFFYGGSIVSALFSGLFLYIGWKYFNKLWGKIFFWLSLVSLVFAVFNLLAVRFLIIASIVLFIINYSKTKKHVDHLEPILPGGEIRQETLMEMKPLFDHKMFDDQKTEETAYQWRDVNIHGAFGDRVIDLSNTVLPNDTAVISIRHIVGNIEIYVPYEVEVSISHSSVFGRVHILGKHHWKLMNKTVLYQTKDYDSAHPRVKIVTSLFSGDLEVKRV; translated from the coding sequence ATGTTCAAACGACTTACTACAGACACCTTTAATTGGATATTGATAATTGGAGTGGTTCTCTTTATTTTCGAAATTGCTTTCTTTTATGGTGGAAGCATTGTTTCAGCTTTATTTTCTGGATTGTTTTTATATATTGGCTGGAAATATTTCAATAAATTATGGGGGAAAATATTCTTTTGGCTCTCCCTTGTTAGCCTAGTATTCGCTGTATTCAATTTGCTTGCGGTCAGGTTTCTTATTATTGCATCCATCGTTTTATTTATCATTAATTATTCTAAAACAAAAAAACATGTAGACCATCTTGAACCGATTCTTCCAGGTGGGGAGATTAGGCAAGAAACACTCATGGAAATGAAGCCATTATTTGATCATAAGATGTTTGATGATCAAAAAACAGAAGAAACAGCATATCAGTGGCGTGATGTGAATATTCATGGTGCATTCGGTGATCGGGTGATTGATTTAAGTAATACAGTGCTACCTAATGATACTGCGGTTATTTCCATTCGTCATATCGTAGGAAATATCGAAATATATGTCCCTTATGAAGTAGAAGTAAGCATTTCACATAGCTCGGTTTTCGGTCGAGTGCATATTTTAGGTAAGCATCACTGGAAGCTAATGAATAAAACCGTTCTGTATCAAACCAAAGACTATGATTCCGCACACCCACGAGTAAAAATTGTGACCTCATTATTTTCTGGTGATCTTGAGGTGAAGCGCGTATGA
- a CDS encoding PspA/IM30 family protein — translation MTNIFTRMRNSIEADLHNMLDKKEQKNPIAALNQYLRQSEQEKEKVRKLIDRQYKLKDEFTKEYMKAQDLADKRLKQAAIAEKAGEADMHAFALKEYEEYQARADRMKTSRAEATEQLDSLEQKYEEMKHRLKDMHLRRMELMGRENIAHANHQINRVVEEVSDKPFSKFAEMERYIEGLEYKVNSAYYKSTFDSKIAKLEKELSEQEKAN, via the coding sequence ATGACTAACATTTTTACACGTATGAGAAATTCAATCGAGGCTGACCTTCACAATATGCTTGATAAGAAGGAACAAAAGAATCCGATTGCAGCATTAAATCAATATTTGCGTCAAAGTGAACAAGAGAAGGAAAAGGTTCGTAAACTAATTGATCGTCAGTACAAACTGAAAGATGAATTTACTAAGGAATACATGAAAGCACAGGATCTTGCAGACAAACGCTTGAAACAAGCTGCAATTGCAGAAAAAGCAGGAGAAGCTGACATGCATGCATTTGCACTGAAGGAATATGAGGAGTACCAAGCGCGTGCAGACCGAATGAAGACTTCACGCGCGGAAGCAACAGAACAATTAGATTCACTTGAGCAGAAATACGAGGAAATGAAGCATCGCTTGAAAGACATGCATTTACGACGGATGGAATTAATGGGGCGCGAAAACATTGCACATGCGAATCATCAAATCAACCGAGTGGTAGAAGAAGTTTCGGATAAGCCTTTCTCGAAATTTGCAGAAATGGAAAGATATATTGAGGGATTGGAATATAAAGTAAATAGTGCATACTATAAGAGCACGTTTGATAGTAAAATTGCAAAGCTTGAAAAAGAGTTGAGCGAGCAAGAAAAAGCTAACTAA
- a CDS encoding flagellar basal body rod protein → MRKFLLFIGGLVALVVLLANLGPMVLLGLSVWLLYIIFKKFVKTDSVAAKIGWVIVALIILSIGISNVFSVIGVAAAVALYYIVKNWNKEDNDPVVHVVEDDDPFTNFERQWADLNN, encoded by the coding sequence ATGAGAAAATTTCTGTTGTTTATTGGAGGGTTAGTTGCCCTAGTCGTATTACTTGCAAATCTAGGACCGATGGTTTTACTAGGCCTCAGCGTTTGGTTACTTTATATTATTTTTAAAAAATTTGTAAAAACAGATTCCGTGGCAGCTAAGATAGGTTGGGTAATCGTAGCGCTTATCATATTAAGTATCGGAATTTCAAATGTGTTTTCCGTTATCGGCGTAGCGGCTGCAGTTGCCCTTTACTACATCGTTAAGAATTGGAACAAGGAAGACAATGACCCAGTAGTGCATGTTGTTGAAGATGATGATCCATTTACAAATTTTGAACGCCAATGGGCAGATTTAAATAACTAA
- a CDS encoding DedA family protein has translation MQAWVTDIMEQFGYLGIFLMMALENVFPPIPSEIVLPFGGFMTTNSDLTVFGVIIAATAGSILGAIILYGIGLMIDVETLEKIVDRWGHILRIKKEDIHKADAWFDKYGYWTVLFCRMVPLIRSLISIPAGMSNMKFGLFLLFTTIGTVIWNIILIYAGVLLGANWENILGFMDVYSNIAYIAIAIAGIIFLVLYIRKLRNRK, from the coding sequence ATGCAAGCTTGGGTAACAGATATTATGGAGCAGTTTGGCTATCTTGGGATATTCCTAATGATGGCACTAGAAAATGTATTTCCACCAATACCATCTGAAATCGTTCTTCCGTTCGGTGGGTTCATGACCACAAATTCAGATCTTACTGTTTTTGGTGTTATTATTGCCGCAACTGCTGGTTCAATTTTAGGAGCAATCATACTTTATGGAATTGGTTTGATGATTGACGTAGAAACTTTGGAAAAAATCGTTGATCGTTGGGGACATATCTTGCGTATTAAAAAAGAAGATATCCATAAAGCAGATGCATGGTTCGATAAATACGGTTATTGGACAGTCCTTTTTTGCAGGATGGTTCCGTTAATCAGAAGCTTGATATCCATTCCTGCTGGGATGTCGAATATGAAATTTGGACTCTTCCTTTTGTTCACGACAATTGGAACGGTAATTTGGAACATCATCTTAATTTATGCGGGAGTATTGCTTGGTGCAAACTGGGAGAACATTCTCGGATTTATGGATGTATATTCCAATATTGCTTATATAGCCATCGCAATCGCGGGTATTATCTTCCTCGTACTGTATATAAGAAAGTTAAGAAATCGGAAATAA
- a CDS encoding LLM class flavin-dependent oxidoreductase — protein sequence MKLSILDQAPVSSGYSAKEALEATIELAMLAEKLGYTRYWVAEHHDLKGLASPAPDILLGIIGSQTERIRIGSGAVLLPNYKPFNIAERYNLLATLYPERVDIGLGRAPGGSAETSIALAGNFLEQVKKMPELLDELHHFLHHNFPADHIFSKVSAAPMPTSAPVPWLLGTSKKSAILAAEKGMPYVFGHFMSDQEGPSIVKTYRNNLKQGIPEIIITVSVICAETTEEAEEMALSNLLWRVQQDKGKGKDGVPSIDEAKDYLFNDHELVMIEKMKEKQIIGNPQEVRAKLEKLQAVYQTDEIMIVTITHDYEARRKSYQLIAEACDLEIISDCINDK from the coding sequence ATGAAACTTAGTATATTAGATCAAGCACCAGTCTCAAGTGGTTATTCGGCAAAGGAAGCATTAGAAGCGACAATCGAACTTGCAATGCTTGCAGAAAAATTAGGCTATACCAGATACTGGGTCGCTGAACATCATGACCTAAAAGGTCTAGCATCACCAGCACCTGATATTCTGTTAGGTATAATTGGCTCACAGACGGAACGAATTCGAATTGGTTCGGGTGCAGTTCTGTTGCCGAATTATAAGCCATTTAATATCGCTGAAAGATATAACTTGCTGGCTACATTGTATCCGGAACGTGTTGATATTGGTCTCGGCAGGGCACCAGGTGGATCAGCAGAAACATCAATTGCGCTAGCAGGAAACTTTCTTGAACAAGTAAAAAAAATGCCGGAGCTGTTGGATGAGCTGCATCACTTTTTACATCATAACTTTCCTGCTGATCATATATTTTCTAAAGTGTCTGCTGCGCCTATGCCGACGTCGGCGCCTGTTCCATGGCTTTTAGGTACTAGTAAAAAAAGTGCAATATTAGCTGCTGAAAAAGGAATGCCATATGTATTTGGTCATTTCATGAGCGACCAAGAAGGACCTTCTATTGTAAAGACGTACAGAAACAATCTAAAGCAAGGTATACCAGAAATCATTATTACAGTATCCGTCATTTGTGCGGAAACCACCGAGGAAGCTGAGGAGATGGCTTTAAGTAATCTGCTCTGGAGGGTGCAACAGGATAAGGGGAAAGGGAAAGACGGAGTTCCATCGATTGATGAAGCAAAGGATTATCTTTTCAATGATCACGAACTAGTGATGATTGAAAAGATGAAAGAGAAGCAGATTATTGGAAATCCGCAAGAAGTCCGTGCGAAGCTGGAGAAACTTCAAGCAGTATATCAAACGGATGAAATAATGATTGTTACGATTACACATGATTATGAAGCAAGAAGAAAATCTTATCAGCTGATCGCCGAAGCGTGCGATTTAGAAATAATATCTGATTGTATAAATGATAAATAA
- a CDS encoding M42 family metallopeptidase, translating into MFTCPNVNETKELIKQLVSIPSPSGNTGKVIQFVEDYFKKLNVETKRNRKGGLIATLPGENYQEHRMLTAHVDTLGAMVKEVKSNGRLRLDLIGGFRYNSIEGEYCEIQTASGKVFTGTILMHQTSVHVYKDAGDAKRDQVNMEVRIDAKVENAEDIRALGIEVGDFVSFDPRVELTDNGFIKSRHLDDKASVAILLQLIKRLKEEKVALPYTTHFLISNNEEIGYGGNSNITPETIEYLAVDMGAMGDGQSTDEYTVSICVKDASGPYHYELRKNLVALAEENKLGYKLDIYPFYGSDASAAIRAGHDIVHGLVGPGIDSSHAFERTHEESLLNTEKLLYHYVQSAMVSI; encoded by the coding sequence ATGTTTACATGTCCAAACGTGAACGAAACAAAAGAATTGATTAAACAATTAGTATCGATTCCTAGCCCTTCAGGAAATACTGGGAAGGTCATTCAATTTGTTGAGGATTATTTTAAGAAGCTAAACGTTGAAACGAAGCGTAATCGCAAAGGTGGATTAATTGCTACTCTACCTGGGGAAAATTATCAAGAACACCGTATGTTGACTGCTCATGTTGACACTTTGGGTGCGATGGTGAAAGAAGTGAAATCGAATGGTCGTTTACGGCTCGACTTGATTGGCGGATTTCGCTACAACTCAATAGAGGGAGAATATTGTGAAATCCAAACGGCAAGTGGCAAGGTTTTCACAGGAACCATCCTAATGCATCAAACCTCTGTTCATGTTTATAAAGATGCTGGGGACGCAAAACGTGACCAAGTGAACATGGAGGTACGAATCGATGCTAAGGTAGAAAACGCGGAAGATATTCGCGCGTTAGGTATTGAAGTAGGAGATTTCGTTTCTTTTGATCCTCGTGTGGAATTGACAGATAACGGTTTTATTAAATCACGTCATTTAGATGATAAAGCAAGCGTTGCAATCCTGTTGCAGCTGATTAAACGATTGAAAGAAGAGAAGGTTGCCCTACCATATACAACGCATTTTCTAATTTCTAATAATGAGGAAATTGGTTATGGTGGTAATTCGAATATTACACCGGAAACGATTGAATATTTGGCAGTAGATATGGGTGCGATGGGGGATGGTCAATCAACAGATGAATATACGGTTTCAATTTGTGTGAAAGATGCAAGTGGTCCTTATCATTATGAATTAAGAAAAAACCTAGTAGCATTAGCAGAGGAAAATAAGCTTGGCTATAAATTAGATATTTATCCATTCTATGGTTCCGATGCATCGGCAGCAATTCGTGCTGGTCATGATATTGTTCACGGCTTAGTTGGACCAGGAATCGATTCATCCCATGCATTTGAAAGAACACATGAAGAATCACTATTGAATACGGAAAAATTACTTTATCATTACGTACAATCTGCAATGGTTTCTATTTAA
- a CDS encoding DUF1836 domain-containing protein, with protein sequence MENINELIKDLHLDTHLLLEDIPDIDLYMDQVIQLFEKKFAPTKRNEDEKILTKTMVNNYAKGRLFFPIKNKKYTKEHIMLISMIYQMKSVLSINDVKNSLQTLNNKLTDEEEFNLDALYENYLELAENNVARFLDDSTALSHKIFMELKDQENPDANYFQQLLLVASFANMSNLYRRAAEKIVDGMNEEQKKKD encoded by the coding sequence ATGGAAAATATCAACGAACTAATTAAGGATTTGCATTTGGACACACATTTATTACTAGAGGATATTCCAGATATTGACCTCTATATGGATCAGGTGATTCAATTATTTGAGAAAAAATTTGCTCCGACAAAACGAAATGAAGATGAAAAAATATTAACAAAAACAATGGTCAATAATTATGCGAAAGGGAGGTTATTTTTTCCGATTAAAAATAAAAAATATACAAAAGAACATATTATGTTAATCAGTATGATTTATCAAATGAAGAGTGTACTATCAATTAACGATGTTAAAAATAGCCTTCAGACCCTTAATAATAAATTAACGGATGAAGAAGAATTTAATCTTGATGCACTATATGAAAATTATCTAGAATTAGCAGAAAATAATGTTGCGCGTTTTCTTGACGATAGTACAGCATTGAGTCATAAGATCTTCATGGAATTAAAGGATCAAGAAAATCCAGATGCTAATTATTTTCAGCAATTATTACTAGTTGCCTCGTTTGCGAATATGAGTAATTTATATCGAAGAGCTGCGGAGAAAATTGTGGACGGAATGAACGAGGAACAGAAGAAGAAGGACTAG
- the trhA gene encoding PAQR family membrane homeostasis protein TrhA, with the protein MDNYIREPINGLTHLFGALFAIVGLVLMIIKAATTTESILAITAVIIFGVSMILLYSASAAYHMVIAKDHIIAWLRRVDHSMIFVLIAGTYTPFCLISLNGTLGWVLFFVVNGLALLGVTFKLTWFHSPRWLSTAIYLGMGWLVIFFTGDLAPSLGTGGMIFLIIGGLAYTIGGIIYGFKPKFLQFKNWGFHEIFHIFILFGSLFHFICIYGYVL; encoded by the coding sequence ATGGATAATTATATTCGAGAACCGATCAATGGATTGACACATCTATTTGGGGCTTTATTTGCTATCGTTGGTCTAGTACTAATGATCATCAAGGCGGCAACGACAACGGAATCTATTCTTGCGATAACAGCGGTGATTATTTTTGGTGTGAGCATGATTTTATTATACTCGGCTTCAGCGGCATATCATATGGTGATTGCTAAGGATCATATAATTGCTTGGTTGAGAAGGGTTGATCATTCGATGATATTCGTTCTTATTGCAGGAACGTATACACCTTTTTGTTTAATCAGTCTAAATGGTACGCTCGGTTGGGTATTATTTTTCGTTGTTAATGGCCTAGCATTACTTGGTGTAACCTTTAAACTAACTTGGTTCCATTCACCAAGATGGTTATCAACAGCAATCTATTTAGGAATGGGCTGGTTAGTTATTTTCTTTACAGGCGATCTCGCACCATCACTCGGTACTGGTGGAATGATATTCTTAATTATCGGTGGATTAGCCTACACTATCGGCGGGATTATCTATGGTTTTAAACCAAAGTTTCTTCAATTTAAAAATTGGGGATTCCATGAGATTTTTCACATCTTTATTTTATTTGGAAGCTTGTTTCATTTCATTTGTATATACGGGTATGTATTATAA
- a CDS encoding alpha/beta fold hydrolase — MGYYVKVEPTVNIYVEDVNPISEKVILFVHGWPANHKLFEYQFNILPGQGYRCIGIDIRGFGKSDKPWDGYSYDRLADDIRYIVETLGLQNFTLAGHSVGGAIVTRYMARHHGYGVSRLALFAAAAPSFTEQPGFPYGLKKSEVDQLIRQTYQDRPQMLSNFTGMFFFQKLTKPFSDWFFQLGLEAAGYATASLAVSLRDETLFNDIGKIQVPTLILHGVHDRVCLPLLATVLHQGIRNSKLVWFENSGHGLFWEEKDKFNRELLDFIG; from the coding sequence TTGGGCTACTATGTTAAAGTGGAACCTACCGTCAATATTTATGTGGAAGATGTAAATCCAATAAGTGAAAAGGTTATACTCTTTGTCCACGGCTGGCCAGCGAACCATAAATTATTTGAGTATCAGTTTAATATTTTACCAGGGCAAGGTTACCGCTGTATTGGGATTGACATTAGGGGATTCGGTAAATCCGATAAACCATGGGATGGATATTCCTATGATCGACTTGCTGATGATATTCGTTATATCGTTGAAACACTTGGTTTACAAAATTTTACTTTAGCAGGACATTCTGTCGGCGGCGCAATTGTGACTCGCTACATGGCTCGTCACCATGGATATGGTGTCTCAAGATTAGCCCTCTTTGCAGCCGCTGCTCCTAGTTTCACCGAGCAGCCAGGATTTCCATATGGATTAAAGAAAAGCGAAGTTGATCAACTTATTCGACAAACATACCAAGACCGACCGCAAATGCTTTCTAATTTTACCGGTATGTTTTTCTTTCAGAAGCTCACAAAACCTTTTTCTGATTGGTTTTTCCAGTTAGGGCTTGAAGCGGCGGGGTACGCCACGGCGAGTTTAGCAGTGTCATTAAGGGATGAAACCTTATTTAACGATATTGGCAAAATACAAGTCCCAACACTAATCCTCCATGGTGTACATGACAGAGTATGTTTGCCACTACTTGCAACGGTATTACATCAAGGCATTAGAAATTCTAAACTCGTGTGGTTTGAAAATAGTGGACATGGACTGTTTTGGGAAGAAAAGGATAAATTCAACCGGGAATTGCTTGACTTTATTGGATAG
- a CDS encoding RDD family protein — MSEEQIKYDIAKPSADTTRYAGFWMRFWAYLADMVIVFSINGILLSPLNFINGGKPIGIAYWSLAGIISVLVLYLYFLLMTKYYGQTLGKMIFGLKVIRKDLQPLQWSDIVFRELVGRFFYRVLFIAQLLYIVVAFDDKKQGIHDMISDTRVIHQ, encoded by the coding sequence ATGAGTGAAGAACAAATAAAATATGATATAGCAAAACCATCTGCCGATACAACAAGATATGCAGGATTTTGGATGCGGTTTTGGGCATATTTAGCTGATATGGTTATTGTATTCAGTATCAATGGAATCCTTCTTAGCCCACTTAATTTTATCAACGGAGGGAAACCAATTGGGATTGCCTATTGGAGCCTAGCAGGAATAATAAGTGTGCTTGTTCTATACTTATACTTTTTATTAATGACGAAATATTATGGGCAAACATTAGGTAAAATGATCTTTGGATTGAAAGTAATTAGAAAGGATCTTCAGCCACTGCAATGGAGTGATATTGTTTTTCGCGAACTGGTCGGCAGATTCTTTTATCGTGTACTATTCATTGCACAGTTATTATATATAGTTGTCGCGTTTGATGATAAGAAGCAAGGGATACATGATATGATTAGCGACACAAGAGTTATACATCAATAG
- the sppA gene encoding signal peptide peptidase SppA, with the protein MNKKRWIALGIAIGLFIVSIISQIGTTVASTDFDSLFSSFNEDFGEEIIDQGTSLDKIAVLRLNGVIQEDSGSSVLNTGTYSHQRFLDLLDHAAEDEAVKAVVLDVNTPGGGVVESAEIHEKIMNIQQNYEKPVYVSMGNTAASGGYYISAPAEKIVAHPATLTGSIGVIMQALNYAELADNVGIDFNTIKSGEYKDIMSASREMTDEERALLQTMIDELYGEFVQVIVDGRGMTESTVRELGDGRVYTGTQAKENGLVDELGTLDDTISMMKEEQGLSDATVIEYASGFEFNRFLGGAMQSVFGGSSELDGLENLLREANAPRAMYLYSR; encoded by the coding sequence TTGAATAAAAAACGTTGGATCGCACTAGGGATAGCAATTGGTTTATTCATCGTTTCGATAATTTCACAAATCGGTACAACCGTTGCATCAACAGACTTTGATTCTTTATTTAGTTCGTTTAATGAAGACTTCGGTGAGGAGATTATTGACCAAGGAACTAGTCTGGACAAGATTGCAGTGCTTAGACTGAATGGTGTAATTCAGGAAGATAGCGGATCGAGTGTATTAAATACGGGGACATATAGTCATCAGCGATTCTTGGATTTATTAGACCATGCTGCAGAAGATGAAGCTGTTAAAGCTGTCGTCTTGGATGTAAACACTCCAGGGGGTGGAGTTGTAGAAAGTGCGGAGATTCATGAAAAAATAATGAACATTCAACAAAACTATGAAAAACCAGTCTATGTATCAATGGGGAATACTGCAGCATCTGGCGGATATTATATTTCCGCTCCTGCCGAAAAAATTGTTGCCCATCCAGCTACTTTAACAGGATCAATTGGTGTTATTATGCAAGCATTAAATTATGCGGAGCTTGCAGATAATGTTGGCATCGATTTTAACACGATTAAAAGTGGAGAGTACAAAGATATTATGTCTGCCTCTCGTGAGATGACAGATGAAGAGAGAGCATTGCTTCAAACAATGATTGATGAGCTTTACGGTGAATTCGTTCAAGTAATTGTTGACGGTCGCGGAATGACTGAATCGACTGTTAGAGAATTGGGAGATGGCCGTGTGTATACTGGAACACAGGCGAAGGAAAATGGCTTAGTTGATGAATTAGGAACATTAGATGATACGATTTCAATGATGAAAGAGGAACAAGGTTTATCGGACGCAACTGTAATCGAATATGCCAGTGGATTTGAATTCAACCGATTTTTAGGAGGAGCAATGCAGAGTGTATTTGGCGGTTCTTCAGAATTAGATGGTCTTGAGAATCTGCTTAGAGAAGCAAATGCGCCACGGGCAATGTACTTATATTCAAGATAA